TTCACATAAAAGTTTTCCCCATGCAGGAGAACCACCAACAAGCTCTTTATGCAAGCAGCAAAAGGGAAATAAAACGTTTGTTATCAAGTAAGTTCTTAAATTAAAAGATGGTCTGTGCAACAGGATGTGGACATACGTTTTTGTTTTGCCAGAGTAGCATCAGTAACTTTAAGATGACTTAAATATTCGCGGTTGCTTCCAGCCTGGCATTGAGCAAGTCAAAACATTTTTATATGATTCAATATAACTCTGCCTAAGTTTATATTTTAAAGAACATTAATCCtttttgttggtttttctttattatttcacACTACAGGTATAAATAAATATGGCTGCTTCAAACTATCTGCAAGCTGAAGATCAGTTCCTCTGCTGCATCTGTCTGGATGTGTTCACTGATCCAGTCACTTTACCATGTGGACACAACTTCTGTAAAGACTGCATCACCAAACACTGGAAGTCTAACTACCTGTACCTGTGTCCAATGTGTAAAAAAGAGTTCAACACAAGACCTGAGCTGCACGTTAACACTTTCATCTCTGAGATGGTCGCTCAGTTCAGACGGGCGGCTCAACAGAAAGCCAGCAGACGCTCAGAGCAACAAGTCTTCAAACCAGGAGAAGTTCCTTGTGACGTCTGCACTGAAACCAAACTGAAGGCCCTGAAGTCCTGCCTGGTGTGTCTGACCTCCTACTGTGAGACTCACCTGGAGCCTCATCTGACAAAGCCAGTCCTGAAAAGACATCAGCTGATCGACCCTGTGAAGAACCTGGAAGACAGGATGTGTCCGAAGCACGACAAACCTCTGGAGCTGTTCTGTAAGACCGACCAGACATGTGTCTGCATGCTCTGCATTGTTTCAGAACACAAGATGCATGAACTGGTTCCTCTGAAAGAAGGATATGAAGGGAAGAAGGCAGCGCTTGAGGTTCACACTCAGCAGATGATCCGAAAGAGACGACACAATATTCAGGAGATCAAAGACTCAGTGGACCTCAGTAAGAAAGAAGCCGACAGAGAGGTAGCAGAAGGTGTTCAGGTCTTCACTGCTCTGATGGAGTCTGCTCGAGGACTGAACCAACTCATGGATACGGTCAAAGAGAAGCAGAAAAGAACTGAAAAACAGGCTGAAGGTTTTATCAAAGCCCTCGAACGGGACATCTCTGAGCTGAAGAGGAGAGGCGCTCTGATGGAGCGTCTCTCACACTCTGAAGACCACCTCCGTCTTCTCCAAAGCTTTCCATCCTTGAAAGTTGCTCAAACCAAAGACTGGAAAAAGGTCAGCATCCGTCCACCATCACACGACGAGGGAACTGTGGTGAGAGCTGTGGTTCAGCTGGAGGAGACACTCAGTAAAACTCTGCTCCGCTTGTCGTCTCTACGGTCACGGTAAGAATCCGTATTGCACGTTATCCAGTGCAGTGATAGGATGACGAGAATATCTATTTCATTCCTTGTAAAAAACAAGGTTCCCAGAGTGCCGTAGATGATCCTACCGGACACTGAGCGAGGGGCGGGCAACACCTCCGACATGTTGTCAATTACAAGCATGACAAAAGGAGAAGCACGGGGACCAAAGGAACATTTAAGCTGCCGCCGAAACAGGGAACCTCCACACAGAAGGGCACGGCAAGTTCGAACCCAAAAGCATCTCCGTGTGAAAAGGCCAACCGCATCACCCTGCCGCCCAGAGATCTATTTTACGACGGTGGAAAAAAAGAAACGCTGCAAGATATCTTGATGTATAGCTACAGACAATATATTGCCGAATGTTTCATAAAGCTTAAGAGTAAGAGTATTTCTTTGCCTATAGTGTCGACAGTACAGTATGTGTCATTGTTATGTATTGACAAGGTGGTTTAATAGAACAGATACTGACACATTTCTCCATTATGTT
Above is a window of Pseudochaenichthys georgianus chromosome 1, fPseGeo1.2, whole genome shotgun sequence DNA encoding:
- the LOC117454052 gene encoding E3 ubiquitin/ISG15 ligase TRIM25-like codes for the protein MAASNYLQAEDQFLCCICLDVFTDPVTLPCGHNFCKDCITKHWKSNYLYLCPMCKKEFNTRPELHVNTFISEMVAQFRRAAQQKASRRSEQQVFKPGEVPCDVCTETKLKALKSCLVCLTSYCETHLEPHLTKPVLKRHQLIDPVKNLEDRMCPKHDKPLELFCKTDQTCVCMLCIVSEHKMHELVPLKEGYEGKKAALEVHTQQMIRKRRHNIQEIKDSVDLSKKEADREVAEGVQVFTALMESARGLNQLMDTVKEKQKRTEKQAEGFIKALERDISELKRRGALMERLSHSEDHLRLLQSFPSLKVAQTKDWKKVSIRPPSHDEGTVVRAVVQLEETLSKTLLRLSSLRSRFPECRR